In a genomic window of Aeromonas veronii:
- a CDS encoding IS6-like element IS26 family transposase, producing the protein MNPFKGRHFQRDIILWAVRWYCKYGISYRELQEMLAERGVNVDHSTIYRWVQRYAPEMEKRLRWYWRNPSDLCPWHMDETYVKVNGRWAYLYRAVDSRGRTVDFYISSRRNSKAAYRFLGKILNNVKKWQIPRFINTDKAPAYGRALALLKREGRCPSDVEHRQIKYRNNVIECDHGKLKRIIGATLGFKSMKTAYATIKGIEVMRALRKGQASAFYYGDPLGEMRLVSRVFEM; encoded by the coding sequence ATGAACCCATTCAAAGGCCGGCATTTTCAGCGTGACATCATTCTGTGGGCCGTACGCTGGTACTGCAAATACGGCATCAGTTACCGTGAGCTGCAGGAGATGCTGGCTGAACGCGGAGTGAATGTCGATCACTCCACGATTTACCGCTGGGTTCAGCGTTATGCGCCTGAAATGGAAAAACGGCTGCGCTGGTACTGGCGTAACCCTTCCGATCTTTGCCCGTGGCACATGGATGAAACCTACGTGAAGGTCAATGGCCGCTGGGCGTATCTGTACCGGGCCGTCGACAGCCGGGGCCGCACTGTCGATTTTTATATCTCCTCCCGTCGTAACAGCAAAGCTGCATACCGGTTTCTGGGTAAAATCCTCAACAACGTGAAGAAGTGGCAGATCCCGCGATTCATCAACACGGATAAAGCGCCCGCCTATGGTCGCGCGCTTGCTCTGCTCAAACGCGAAGGCCGGTGCCCGTCTGACGTTGAACACCGACAGATTAAGTACCGGAACAACGTGATTGAATGCGATCATGGCAAACTGAAACGGATAATCGGCGCCACGCTGGGATTTAAATCCATGAAGACGGCTTACGCCACCATCAAAGGTATTGAGGTGATGCGTGCACTACGCAAAGGCCAGGCCTCAGCATTTTATTATGGTGATCCCCTGGGCGAAATGCGCCTGGTAAGCAGAGTTTTTGAAATGTAA
- a CDS encoding recombinase family protein, with the protein MALVGYARVSTVGQSLDTQLQALAECSKIFQEKVSGASDDRPQLALLLDCVNEGDVVMVTKLDRLARNTRHLLEISEYLQQRQVALRILNLGVDTSTPTGKLMLTMIGAIATFERELMLERQAEGIELAKRRGAYKGRKPTAMAKGREVLALAKRGLPRAEIARQTGISISSVQRILRTTEK; encoded by the coding sequence ATGGCACTGGTAGGTTATGCACGCGTGAGCACGGTAGGCCAGAGCCTGGATACCCAGCTTCAAGCGCTGGCCGAGTGCAGCAAGATTTTCCAGGAGAAGGTGAGCGGCGCCAGCGATGACCGGCCCCAGCTCGCCCTGCTGCTGGATTGTGTGAATGAGGGGGATGTGGTGATGGTGACCAAGCTGGATCGCCTGGCACGCAACACTCGCCACCTGTTGGAAATTTCGGAGTACCTGCAACAGCGACAAGTGGCCCTGCGCATCTTGAACCTAGGCGTCGACACCTCAACCCCGACCGGCAAGTTGATGCTGACCATGATCGGCGCCATCGCCACCTTCGAGCGGGAGTTGATGCTGGAACGCCAAGCCGAGGGGATTGAGCTCGCCAAACGGCGTGGGGCCTACAAGGGCCGCAAGCCCACCGCGATGGCAAAGGGGCGCGAGGTGCTGGCGCTAGCCAAGCGCGGGTTACCCAGGGCCGAGATCGCGAGGCAGACGGGGATCAGCATTTCCAGCGTGCAACGCATCCTCAGGACAACAGAAAAATAA
- a CDS encoding Mph(A) family macrolide 2'-phosphotransferase, whose translation MTVVTTADTSQLYALAARHGLKLHGPLTVNELGLDYRIVIATVDDGRRWVLRIPRRAEVSAKVEPEARVLAMLKNRLPFAVPDWRVANAELVAYPMLEDSTAMVIQPGSSTPDWVVPQDSEVFAESFATALAALHAVPISAAVDAGMLIRTPTQARQKVADDVDRVRREFVVNDKRLHRWQRWLDDDSSWPDFSVVVHGDLYVGHVLIDNTERVSGMIDWSEARVDDPAIDMAAHLMVFGEEGLAKLLLTYEAAGGRVWPRLAHHIAERLAFGAVTYALFALDSGNEEYLAAAKAQLAAAE comes from the coding sequence ATGACCGTAGTCACGACCGCCGATACCTCCCAACTGTACGCACTTGCAGCCCGACATGGGCTCAAGCTCCATGGCCCGCTGACTGTCAATGAGCTTGGGCTCGACTATAGGATCGTGATCGCCACCGTCGACGATGGACGTCGGTGGGTGCTGCGCATCCCGCGCCGAGCCGAGGTAAGCGCGAAGGTCGAACCAGAGGCGCGGGTGCTGGCAATGCTCAAGAATCGCCTGCCGTTCGCGGTGCCGGACTGGCGCGTGGCCAACGCCGAGCTCGTTGCCTATCCCATGCTCGAAGACTCGACTGCGATGGTCATCCAGCCTGGTTCGTCCACGCCCGACTGGGTCGTGCCGCAGGACTCGGAGGTCTTCGCGGAGAGCTTCGCGACCGCGCTCGCCGCCCTGCATGCCGTCCCCATTTCCGCCGCCGTGGATGCGGGGATGCTCATCCGTACACCGACGCAGGCCCGTCAGAAGGTGGCCGACGACGTTGACCGCGTCCGACGCGAGTTCGTGGTGAACGACAAGCGCCTCCACCGGTGGCAGCGCTGGCTCGACGACGATTCGTCGTGGCCAGATTTCTCCGTGGTGGTGCATGGCGATCTCTACGTGGGCCATGTGCTCATCGACAACACGGAGCGCGTCAGCGGGATGATCGACTGGAGCGAGGCCCGCGTTGATGACCCTGCCATCGACATGGCCGCGCACCTTATGGTCTTTGGTGAAGAGGGGCTCGCGAAGCTCCTCCTCACGTATGAAGCGGCCGGTGGCCGGGTGTGGCCGCGGCTCGCCCACCACATCGCGGAGCGCCTTGCGTTCGGGGCGGTCACCTACGCACTCTTCGCCCTCGACTCGGGTAACGAAGAGTACCTCGCTGCGGCGAAGGCGCAGCTCGCCGCAGCGGAATGA
- a CDS encoding lecithin retinol acyltransferase family protein, with product MTMPPLTLGDHLAVQRLGYSHHGLYVGDRQVIHYQGPFANDGQTGQIVQCSLDDFHGEQPLQVLSHPRRPFSPEECVARAFSRLGEQDYHLLFNNCEHFVLWCIEDRHSSPQVNQATTALAATGSQLLKSSQGSQAVTSALMGASASLASVPATSGTILSVTAISAPAWAPLAVGVAVAYGTHRLFKWLTDD from the coding sequence ATGACCATGCCCCCTCTCACCCTCGGCGACCACCTCGCCGTCCAGCGCCTCGGCTACAGCCACCACGGTCTCTATGTCGGCGACAGGCAGGTGATCCACTACCAGGGACCGTTTGCCAACGATGGTCAAACGGGCCAAATCGTGCAGTGCTCGCTCGATGATTTTCACGGCGAGCAGCCGCTACAGGTGCTCTCTCACCCACGTCGGCCGTTCAGCCCGGAAGAATGCGTGGCACGGGCGTTCTCCCGCTTGGGCGAGCAGGACTATCACCTGCTCTTCAACAACTGCGAACACTTCGTCCTGTGGTGCATCGAGGACCGGCACAGCTCACCCCAGGTGAACCAGGCCACCACCGCCCTCGCGGCCACCGGCAGCCAGTTGCTTAAATCCAGCCAAGGCAGTCAGGCCGTCACCAGCGCCTTGATGGGGGCCTCCGCCAGCTTGGCCAGCGTTCCGGCGACCAGCGGCACCATCTTGTCTGTCACCGCCATCAGCGCCCCGGCATGGGCACCGCTGGCCGTGGGCGTTGCGGTCGCCTATGGCACACACCGGTTATTCAAATGGCTCACCGATGACTAA
- the radC gene encoding DNA repair protein RadC, translated as MLHQKLCAGEQPGTYRVTDLVTDDDLFTIAQAVARQKLAKGVAITDKHLAHQALQGLLQTRDREVFAALFLDTQHRILAYEELFLGTLSAATVYPRDVVKRALHHNAAALMLVHNHPSGYPEPSRADINITLRLQDALALVDIRILDHLVVGTEGVVSLAERGEL; from the coding sequence ATGTTGCATCAAAAACTCTGTGCTGGGGAGCAACCCGGCACCTACCGGGTGACCGACCTGGTTACCGATGACGACTTGTTCACCATCGCTCAAGCGGTCGCCCGCCAGAAACTCGCCAAGGGCGTTGCCATCACCGACAAGCACTTGGCCCATCAGGCCCTACAAGGGCTGCTGCAAACACGGGATCGCGAAGTGTTTGCCGCGCTATTCCTCGACACCCAACACCGGATATTGGCCTATGAAGAGCTGTTTCTCGGCACCCTGTCCGCTGCGACCGTCTACCCCCGCGATGTCGTCAAGCGGGCACTGCACCACAATGCTGCCGCCCTGATGCTGGTGCATAACCACCCGTCTGGATACCCGGAACCCAGCCGGGCAGATATCAATATCACCCTACGCCTACAGGATGCCTTGGCACTGGTGGATATCCGGATTTTGGATCATCTGGTCGTCGGTACTGAGGGTGTGGTGTCGCTGGCAGAGCGGGGAGAGCTGTAA
- a CDS encoding DUF2787 domain-containing protein — MTIIFNRDGISLPVSQALLILLSQEAERTNLDLVRCTQIIFNFRNPGYSAERGGVHPVEIRLIRGLNGWLFDYVTDFSYQGIGDYAELGKELDFNFLDGEHVMQGWGPLQLAEARELFALWQRNFVAYCGLECFSVTVSGN, encoded by the coding sequence ATGACCATTATCTTCAACCGGGACGGCATCAGCCTTCCCGTGAGTCAGGCGCTGCTGATCCTGCTCAGCCAGGAAGCAGAGCGTACCAACCTCGACTTGGTGCGCTGCACCCAGATCATCTTCAACTTCCGCAACCCCGGCTACAGCGCCGAACGAGGCGGCGTTCATCCGGTCGAGATCCGCCTCATTCGTGGGCTCAATGGCTGGCTGTTCGATTACGTGACCGATTTCAGCTATCAGGGTATCGGAGACTATGCCGAGCTCGGCAAAGAACTCGATTTCAACTTCCTCGACGGCGAGCACGTTATGCAAGGCTGGGGGCCGCTACAGCTGGCAGAGGCGCGAGAGCTGTTCGCGCTGTGGCAGCGCAACTTCGTCGCCTACTGCGGGCTGGAATGCTTCAGCGTCACCGTCAGCGGGAACTAG
- the mphR(A) gene encoding macrolide-binding transcriptional repressor MphR(A) gives MPRPKLKSDDEVLEAATVVLKRCGPIEFTLSGVAKEVGLSRAALIQRFTNRDTLLVRMMERGVEQVRHYLNAIPIGAGPQGLWEFLQVLVRSMNTRNDFSVNYLISWYELQVPELRTLAIQRNRAVVEGIRKRLPPGAPAAAELLLHSVIAGATMQWAVDPDGELADHVLAQIAAILCLMFPEHDDFQLLQAHA, from the coding sequence ATGCCCCGCCCCAAGCTCAAGTCCGATGACGAGGTACTCGAGGCCGCCACCGTAGTGCTGAAGCGTTGCGGTCCCATAGAGTTCACGCTCAGCGGAGTAGCAAAGGAGGTGGGGCTCTCCCGCGCAGCGTTAATCCAGCGCTTCACCAACCGCGATACGCTGCTGGTGAGGATGATGGAGCGCGGCGTCGAGCAGGTGCGGCATTACCTGAATGCGATACCGATAGGCGCAGGGCCGCAAGGGCTCTGGGAATTTTTGCAGGTGCTCGTTCGGAGCATGAACACTCGCAACGACTTCTCGGTGAACTATCTCATCTCCTGGTACGAGCTCCAGGTGCCGGAGCTACGCACGCTTGCGATCCAGCGGAACCGCGCGGTGGTGGAGGGGATCCGCAAGCGACTGCCCCCAGGTGCTCCTGCGGCAGCTGAGTTGCTCCTGCACTCGGTCATCGCTGGCGCGACGATGCAGTGGGCCGTCGATCCGGATGGTGAGCTAGCTGATCATGTGCTGGCTCAGATCGCTGCCATCCTGTGTTTAATGTTTCCCGAACACGACGATTTCCAACTCCTCCAGGCACATGCGTAA